The following are from one region of the Tenacibaculum dicentrarchi genome:
- a CDS encoding outer membrane protein assembly factor BamD, with product MQKIKNLACLVVILLVLSSCGEYNNVLNKGSIQEQYKMAVKMYEVQKYSKALRLFEKVTPSYRGKPQMERIQYMVSQSNFNEKNYSLAGYYFNRFTKNYPKSSKKEEAAFLSALSYYKAAPSFSLDPTDTNKALASFQAFIDAYPNSNKLDEANKYYTDLRSRLEKKAFEIAKTYYNTAGYDSRNYRAAITAFDNLLSDYLGTKYKEEALYFRLKAAHDFAMKSTQRRKAVRIKAAINAYDKLNRNFPESKFIKDSNAMLAALNKEQEQLVKS from the coding sequence ATGCAAAAAATTAAAAATTTAGCGTGTTTAGTTGTAATACTATTGGTTTTGTCTTCATGCGGAGAGTATAACAATGTGTTAAACAAAGGAAGTATTCAGGAACAATACAAAATGGCTGTAAAAATGTACGAAGTGCAAAAATACAGCAAAGCATTGCGTTTATTTGAAAAAGTAACCCCTTCGTATAGAGGTAAACCTCAAATGGAACGTATTCAGTATATGGTTTCTCAGTCTAATTTTAATGAAAAAAATTATAGTTTAGCGGGCTATTATTTTAATCGATTCACTAAAAATTATCCGAAAAGTTCAAAAAAAGAAGAAGCAGCTTTTTTATCAGCATTAAGTTACTATAAAGCAGCACCCAGTTTTAGTTTAGATCCTACAGATACAAACAAAGCATTAGCTTCTTTTCAGGCATTTATTGATGCTTATCCTAATTCTAATAAATTAGATGAAGCAAATAAATATTATACAGATTTACGTAGTAGGTTAGAGAAAAAAGCATTTGAAATAGCAAAAACATATTATAATACAGCAGGGTATGATTCTAGAAATTATCGTGCAGCAATTACTGCTTTTGATAATTTATTATCAGATTATTTAGGTACAAAATATAAAGAAGAAGCATTATATTTTAGACTAAAAGCAGCACACGATTTTGCCATGAAAAGTACACAGCGTAGAAAAGCAGTTAGAATAAAAGCCGCTATAAACGCATACGATAAATTAAATAGAAATTTTCCTGAATCTAAATTTATAAAAGATTCAAATGCAATGTTAGCCGCATTAAATAAAGAACAAGAACAATTAGTTAAAAGTTAA
- a CDS encoding ferritin, whose protein sequence is MLSKVIESALNKQIKIEAESSQVYLSMACWAENQGFEGVAQFMYAHSDEERMHMLKLVKFVNERGGHAKVSELVAPPSEFGSFKEMFQTLFDHEVMVSASINDLVHITLQERDYATHNFLQWYVSEQIEEEALARNILDKINLIGDDKGGLYLFDNDVKQIVAQGAAAANPV, encoded by the coding sequence ATGTTATCAAAAGTAATAGAAAGTGCGTTAAATAAACAAATAAAAATTGAAGCAGAATCTTCACAGGTATATTTATCGATGGCGTGTTGGGCCGAAAATCAAGGTTTTGAGGGGGTGGCGCAATTTATGTACGCACACTCTGACGAAGAGCGCATGCACATGTTAAAATTAGTAAAGTTTGTAAACGAAAGAGGAGGACATGCAAAAGTATCGGAATTAGTAGCACCACCAAGTGAATTTGGCTCGTTTAAAGAAATGTTTCAAACCTTGTTTGACCATGAAGTAATGGTTTCGGCATCAATTAATGATTTGGTACATATTACTTTACAAGAAAGAGATTATGCAACTCATAACTTTTTACAATGGTATGTCTCTGAACAAATAGAAGAAGAAGCATTGGCAAGAAATATTTTAGATAAAATTAATTTAATTGGCGATGATAAAGGAGGTTTATATTTATTTGATAATGATGTAAAGCAAATAGTAGCGCAAGGTGCAGCAGCTGCTAATCCAGTATAA
- the dapA gene encoding 4-hydroxy-tetrahydrodipicolinate synthase, with amino-acid sequence MQKFVGTGVALVTPFSEDLSVDFQALKKLVNYNIDNGTNYLVINGTTAESATITTQEKAEIIKVIATENNGRLPLVLGLGGNNTQVVIDELKSADLSNIDGILSVAPYYSKPTQEGFYQHFKAIASATKKPVILYNVPGRTAKNMEPATILRLANDFENIVGVKEAGNNQQQYLALLKDKPKDFLIISGDDDLALGVVLAGGAGVISVIGQGFPKKFSKMIQLGLAGKNKKAYKIHYQLMDVVDYIFEENNPAGIKAVLLKKGICLDEVRLPLVKASEELQTKISDFTDCL; translated from the coding sequence ATGCAAAAATTTGTTGGTACAGGAGTGGCTTTGGTAACGCCTTTTAGCGAAGACTTAAGTGTCGATTTTCAGGCGCTTAAAAAATTAGTAAATTACAATATCGATAACGGTACAAATTATTTAGTTATTAACGGAACAACTGCAGAAAGTGCTACTATAACAACACAAGAAAAAGCTGAAATTATAAAAGTAATTGCTACCGAAAATAACGGACGCTTACCTTTAGTTTTAGGACTTGGAGGGAACAATACACAGGTGGTTATTGATGAATTAAAATCTGCCGATTTATCAAATATTGATGGAATATTGTCGGTAGCACCGTATTATTCAAAACCAACACAGGAAGGTTTTTATCAGCATTTTAAAGCCATTGCTTCAGCTACTAAAAAACCAGTTATTTTATACAATGTTCCTGGTAGAACGGCTAAAAATATGGAGCCTGCTACGATTTTACGATTAGCAAACGATTTTGAAAATATTGTAGGAGTCAAAGAAGCTGGAAATAATCAGCAGCAATATTTAGCCTTATTAAAAGATAAACCAAAAGACTTTTTAATTATTTCTGGTGATGATGATTTAGCTTTAGGTGTTGTTTTAGCAGGTGGAGCGGGAGTAATATCAGTAATAGGGCAAGGGTTTCCCAAAAAGTTTTCAAAAATGATTCAGCTAGGATTGGCAGGTAAAAATAAAAAAGCCTATAAAATTCATTATCAATTAATGGATGTTGTAGATTATATTTTTGAAGAAAATAATCCCGCAGGAATTAAGGCGGTATTATTAAAAAAAGGCATCTGCTTAGATGAGGTTCGTTTGCCGTTAGTAAAAGCATCCGAAGAGTTACAAACAAAAATTTCAGATTTTACAGACTGTTTATAA
- a CDS encoding DUF6913 domain-containing protein — translation MIAKLKKKSIQKFYNKTIVKKQAENQQKQVGKQQCKIKKIAILLDNESLEKIVIANLTNHFPFKKNDITVLIYRSFDKKQEALPTFFTDKEIGFKAGLKSDNLKNFVKNEYDLLINYVKTPNLYVNTITLLSQARLKVSFAGVDDRLYDIVISDEGLNETVLNQEIKKYLIILKKI, via the coding sequence ATGATAGCCAAACTTAAAAAAAAATCAATTCAGAAATTTTATAATAAAACGATTGTAAAAAAACAAGCCGAAAATCAACAAAAACAAGTTGGAAAACAGCAGTGTAAAATTAAAAAAATTGCGATTTTATTAGATAATGAATCTTTAGAAAAAATCGTAATTGCTAATTTAACAAATCATTTTCCTTTTAAAAAAAACGATATTACCGTGTTAATTTATCGGTCTTTTGATAAAAAACAAGAAGCTTTACCAACATTTTTTACCGATAAAGAAATCGGATTTAAAGCAGGTTTAAAATCAGACAATTTAAAAAATTTCGTTAAAAACGAGTATGATTTGCTTATTAATTATGTAAAAACACCAAATTTATATGTGAATACAATAACTTTGTTATCGCAAGCAAGATTAAAAGTTAGTTTTGCAGGTGTTGATGATAGATTGTATGATATTGTTATATCTGACGAAGGATTAAATGAAACAGTTTTAAATCAAGAAATAAAAAAATATTTAATAATACTAAAAAAAATATAA
- a CDS encoding esterase-like activity of phytase family protein codes for MKIKFIYIAVFLVLSGCKTKKINLKQPTLKFLNEFIVKDSLNFNNTIIGGISGIDFSNNQYYMVVDDAKNPRILIGDVVIKKDSIKNMIFQKVISLQPESEFYQNNVLDLESVFFSDNKLNLVSEGSIRKGKNPTIFTIDTAGNFKEKIKIPDYFKANSQAKPKHNATFESSSKSFDKKGFWGAMEAPLQADGDEPTFHKTQSPIRITYFDTQTKTATKQFSYQLEKIDKPAKGSVNLNGVTAILEYKKNQFFVVERIYQSGYGAYGNTIRVFKATVNENTTNTLGISSLKKEKYIPLKKELLFDFKSIQPKLTDSIIDNIEGITFGPKLSNGNNSLIFVSDDNFQVYGKQLTQFLLFEIETEKVH; via the coding sequence ATGAAAATAAAATTTATTTATATCGCAGTATTTTTAGTTTTATCAGGCTGTAAAACGAAAAAAATAAACTTAAAACAACCAACATTAAAATTTTTAAATGAATTTATAGTCAAAGATTCTTTAAATTTTAATAATACTATTATTGGAGGAATTTCAGGGATTGATTTTAGCAATAATCAATATTATATGGTAGTTGATGATGCTAAAAACCCACGGATTTTAATTGGCGATGTTGTTATTAAAAAAGACAGTATCAAAAATATGATTTTTCAAAAAGTAATTTCATTACAACCCGAAAGTGAGTTTTATCAAAATAATGTGTTAGACTTAGAATCGGTTTTTTTTAGCGATAACAAACTAAATTTAGTCAGCGAAGGAAGCATTCGTAAAGGTAAAAACCCAACGATTTTTACAATTGATACTGCTGGTAATTTTAAAGAAAAAATAAAAATTCCTGATTATTTCAAAGCAAATTCTCAAGCAAAACCAAAACACAATGCCACTTTTGAAAGTTCATCAAAAAGTTTCGATAAAAAAGGTTTTTGGGGCGCAATGGAAGCCCCACTACAAGCCGATGGCGATGAGCCAACATTCCATAAAACACAATCGCCAATACGTATTACGTATTTCGATACTCAAACCAAAACAGCGACCAAACAATTTTCTTATCAGCTAGAAAAAATTGACAAACCAGCAAAAGGAAGCGTTAATTTAAATGGTGTTACTGCTATTTTAGAATACAAAAAAAATCAATTCTTTGTGGTAGAAAGAATTTATCAAAGTGGCTACGGGGCTTATGGAAATACCATCCGAGTTTTTAAAGCAACAGTAAATGAAAACACTACAAATACTTTAGGGATTTCATCTTTAAAAAAAGAAAAATATATCCCTCTAAAAAAAGAATTATTATTCGATTTTAAATCAATTCAGCCTAAATTAACTGATTCAATTATCGATAATATTGAAGGAATTACTTTCGGACCTAAATTATCGAACGGAAACAACTCGCTGATTTTTGTTTCTGATGATAATTTTCAAGTATATGGAAAGCAATTAACACAGTTTTTATTGTTTGAAATTGAAACAGAAAAAGTACATTAA